A stretch of Janibacter endophyticus DNA encodes these proteins:
- a CDS encoding YwiC-like family protein — protein sequence MVGLADRRRRGPGWVPNQHGAWAMLVAPLVLGALLAGRLDWRHVLLQVFVLVGYLAFFATGLWLKARRRPRYLPPVRAYVPLAAVVGVVMALSAPHLLRWAPLFVVPLAVGLYASATRDERSIWSGLATTAGATLLTPVAFDVQGDWSGQRAAVWWATAVLGGYLAGTVFYVKTMIRERGAKGWRLASILWHVLVVGLVVLGPAIVGMSWAAVAAVLVVAVVLLGRAAVLPRYPLSPKVVGIIEIVLTVSVVLSLWFAVR from the coding sequence TTGGTTGGATTGGCTGACCGACGCAGGCGCGGACCCGGCTGGGTCCCGAACCAGCACGGAGCCTGGGCGATGCTCGTCGCCCCGCTCGTCCTCGGGGCGCTGCTCGCCGGCCGCCTCGACTGGCGCCACGTGCTGCTCCAGGTCTTCGTGCTCGTCGGGTACCTCGCGTTCTTCGCCACCGGTCTGTGGCTCAAGGCGCGCCGCCGGCCGCGGTACCTGCCGCCGGTGCGGGCGTACGTGCCGCTCGCCGCGGTCGTCGGGGTCGTCATGGCGCTCAGCGCGCCGCACCTGCTCCGGTGGGCACCGCTCTTCGTCGTACCGCTGGCGGTCGGCCTCTACGCGTCGGCGACCCGGGACGAGCGGAGCATCTGGTCGGGCCTGGCGACGACGGCCGGGGCGACCCTGCTCACGCCCGTCGCCTTCGACGTCCAGGGTGACTGGTCCGGGCAGAGGGCCGCGGTCTGGTGGGCGACGGCGGTCCTCGGCGGGTACCTCGCGGGCACGGTCTTCTACGTCAAGACGATGATCCGCGAGCGCGGGGCGAAGGGGTGGAGGCTCGCCTCGATCCTCTGGCACGTGCTCGTCGTGGGGCTGGTCGTCCTCGGACCGGCGATCGTCGGGATGTCGTGGGCGGCGGTTGCCGCAGTCCTCGTGGTCGCCGTCGTGCTGCTCGGGAGGGCGGCCGTCCTGCCGCGCTATCCCCTGTCCCCCAAGGTCGTCGGGATCATCGAGATCGTCCTGACCGTCTCGGTCGTCCTCAGCCTGTGGTTCGCGGTGCGCTGA
- a CDS encoding TMEM165/GDT1 family protein → MYAFLLSTAVIFVAELGDKSQLMAMTFATRYRARDVILAITAATAIVHLASVGIGYWIGTAFEEYQNWIAIGAGIAFLVFGAWTLRGDELTEEEASKARKATGTALLAVGTAFFLAELGDKTMLATITLATQEGWFGTWIGSTVGMVAADALAIGVGAVLGRKLPEKTIKIGAAVLFFLFGLILIAEGLGWIG, encoded by the coding sequence CCCAGCTCATGGCGATGACCTTCGCCACTCGCTACCGCGCCCGCGATGTCATCCTCGCGATCACGGCCGCGACCGCGATCGTGCACCTCGCCTCCGTCGGCATCGGCTACTGGATCGGCACGGCCTTCGAGGAGTACCAGAACTGGATCGCCATCGGCGCCGGCATCGCCTTCCTCGTCTTCGGCGCGTGGACCCTGCGTGGCGACGAGCTGACCGAGGAGGAGGCGAGCAAGGCCCGCAAGGCGACCGGCACCGCGCTCCTCGCCGTCGGCACCGCCTTCTTCCTCGCCGAGCTCGGTGACAAGACGATGCTCGCGACGATCACGCTGGCCACCCAGGAGGGCTGGTTCGGCACGTGGATCGGCTCGACCGTCGGCATGGTCGCCGCCGACGCCCTCGCCATCGGCGTCGGCGCGGTCCTCGGCCGCAAGCTCCCGGAGAAGACGATCAAGATCGGCGCCGCCGTCCTCTTCTTCCTCTTCGGTCTCATCCTCATCGCCGAGGGACTTGGTTGGATTGGCTGA